A region from the Candidatus Coatesbacteria bacterium genome encodes:
- a CDS encoding ATP-binding cassette domain-containing protein has translation MSGNPRRRSLGRFVEQLKGHWLVLAGGMLANLTASAFEGAVPWLGGLFVDRLEGPVAGLDAFLAGLGFSDPAATALWLIPVALGLALLLNAVFVFGGGFAVQYIGQKTAYNLRGRLWKHLLTLDMGYHVREGVSRPLDRLVSDVNTLSQSANSVKELISAVSRCLVLLSLIFVRHWQLSLVTLAVLPPLALLLNVLGRRVRRYSHRVRDEESSLLGRLRQTISSMRVVRAFGAEDHERRGYGGRVEAVRRAELKRARVQAATQPAIEALGVAGIIGVVVYGVFLVDAGTISTGKLIEFIGLVALLLQPLRALGQANNNLKRIGASLERIYEVLDTVPAVVEPAAPRRPEQVRGAVEFDDVSFGYGERDVLRGVSFSAPPDSVTAIVGPSGAGKSTLVRLVPRLYDPRDGRVLVDGLDARDWPLNELRGLVAVVPQEPILFGVSVAENLRYGAPGATDDELWTALEAVGLTGRIDRCAAGLDERLGEFGVTLSGGERQRMSVARAMLADPRILILDEATSSLDAESEAAVQAALERLMRGRTTLVIAHRLSTVAGADQLLVLDEGRIVERGTHSALLAAGGLYADLVARQEGLR, from the coding sequence GTGAGCGGCAACCCCCGTAGACGGTCTCTCGGGCGCTTCGTCGAGCAGCTCAAGGGCCACTGGCTGGTCCTGGCCGGCGGGATGCTGGCCAACCTGACCGCCTCGGCTTTCGAGGGCGCCGTCCCCTGGCTGGGCGGCCTGTTCGTCGACCGTCTCGAAGGCCCCGTCGCCGGGCTGGACGCCTTTCTCGCCGGGCTGGGCTTTTCCGATCCGGCGGCGACGGCCCTCTGGCTGATCCCCGTCGCCCTGGGCCTGGCTTTGCTGCTCAACGCCGTTTTCGTCTTCGGCGGCGGCTTCGCCGTCCAGTACATCGGGCAGAAGACGGCCTACAACCTGCGCGGTCGCCTGTGGAAGCACCTGCTGACCCTCGATATGGGCTACCACGTCCGCGAGGGCGTCAGCCGGCCCTTAGACCGCCTGGTCAGCGACGTCAACACCCTCTCTCAATCCGCCAATTCAGTCAAGGAGCTCATCAGCGCCGTTTCGCGCTGCCTGGTCCTGCTGAGCCTGATCTTCGTGCGTCACTGGCAGCTCAGCCTGGTGACCCTGGCCGTGCTGCCGCCTCTGGCCCTGCTGCTCAACGTCCTCGGCCGCCGGGTGCGGCGCTACAGCCACCGGGTGCGCGACGAGGAGAGCTCGTTGTTGGGTCGCCTGCGACAGACCATCAGCTCGATGCGCGTGGTGCGGGCCTTCGGCGCCGAGGACCACGAACGCCGGGGCTACGGCGGGCGCGTCGAGGCCGTCCGTCGCGCCGAACTCAAGCGCGCCCGGGTCCAGGCCGCCACCCAACCCGCCATCGAGGCCCTCGGGGTGGCCGGGATCATCGGCGTCGTGGTCTACGGCGTCTTCCTCGTCGACGCCGGAACGATCTCCACGGGGAAGCTGATCGAGTTCATCGGCCTCGTCGCCCTGCTGCTGCAACCCCTGCGCGCCCTCGGCCAGGCCAACAACAACCTCAAGCGTATCGGCGCCTCCCTGGAACGCATCTACGAGGTTTTGGACACCGTGCCCGCCGTCGTCGAGCCCGCCGCCCCCCGGCGTCCGGAGCAGGTCCGCGGCGCCGTGGAGTTCGACGACGTCAGCTTCGGCTACGGCGAACGCGATGTGCTGCGCGGCGTCTCCTTCAGCGCCCCGCCGGACTCGGTCACCGCGATCGTCGGACCATCCGGCGCCGGCAAGAGCACCCTGGTGCGCCTGGTGCCCCGGCTCTACGACCCCCGCGACGGCCGGGTCCTCGTCGACGGCCTCGACGCCCGCGACTGGCCGCTGAACGAACTGCGCGGCCTCGTCGCCGTCGTACCCCAGGAGCCGATCCTCTTCGGCGTTAGCGTGGCCGAGAACCTGCGCTACGGCGCCCCCGGGGCGACCGACGACGAACTCTGGACCGCCCTGGAGGCCGTCGGCCTGACCGGGCGCATCGACCGCTGCGCCGCCGGGCTCGACGAGCGCCTGGGCGAGTTCGGCGTCACCCTCTCCGGCGGCGAGCGTCAGCGGATGTCGGTGGCCCGGGCCATGCTGGCCGACCCGCGGATCCTGATCCTTGACGAGGCCACCAGCTCGCTGGACGCCGAAAGCGAGGCCGCCGTCCAGGCCGCCCTGGAACGCTTGATGCGCGGCCGCACCACCCTGGTGATCGCCCACCGCCTGTCGACGGTCGCCGGGGCCGACCAACTGCTGGTCCTCGACGAGGGCCGGATCGTCGAGCGCGGCACCCACAGCGCGCTGCTGGCAGCCGGCGGACTCTACGCCGACCTCGTCGCCCGCCAGGAGGGCCTGCGTTGA
- a CDS encoding ATP-dependent 6-phosphofructokinase — MRVGILTGGGDAPGLNAVIRAAVRRGVTVYDYDFVGLRMGWQGLIEADAVPLGLPEVEEILGRGGTILGSSRTNPFGDNAEVEVPQCEKSFKQLELDALIAVGGDDTLGVARQFSDRGLPMVGVPKTIDNDLSATDYTFGFWTAVERVMESVDNLRTTARSHERIFVVEAMGRHAGWIAAYGGMAGAADYIFTPEQSFKVDDLVWSLKRRWESGLHYAVVVVAEGAVWEGREVYQEDMPRDEFGHVYLGGIGLELSKALAKELAPQFGRKTNDLTRHVVLGHLQRGGSPCAYDRILGTRYGAAAVDLIATKRFGYMTALQGRSIVPVEINDAVSETKMVEQDFLDMARNFYY; from the coding sequence ATGCGCGTGGGAATCCTGACCGGCGGCGGCGACGCCCCGGGACTCAACGCCGTTATCCGCGCCGCGGTGCGTCGCGGAGTCACCGTTTACGATTACGACTTCGTCGGCCTGCGCATGGGCTGGCAGGGACTCATCGAGGCCGACGCCGTCCCCCTCGGCCTGCCCGAGGTCGAGGAGATTCTGGGCCGGGGCGGCACCATCCTGGGCTCCAGCCGGACCAATCCCTTCGGCGATAACGCCGAGGTCGAGGTGCCCCAATGCGAGAAGAGCTTCAAGCAGCTCGAGCTGGACGCCCTGATCGCCGTCGGCGGCGATGACACCCTGGGCGTGGCGCGGCAATTCTCCGACCGCGGTCTGCCGATGGTCGGCGTGCCCAAGACCATCGACAACGACCTCTCGGCCACCGATTACACCTTCGGTTTCTGGACGGCGGTCGAGCGGGTGATGGAGAGCGTCGACAACCTGCGGACGACGGCGCGCAGCCACGAGCGGATCTTCGTCGTCGAGGCCATGGGGCGTCACGCCGGTTGGATCGCGGCCTACGGCGGGATGGCCGGCGCCGCCGACTACATCTTCACCCCTGAGCAATCCTTCAAGGTCGACGACCTGGTCTGGAGCCTCAAGCGCCGCTGGGAGTCTGGACTGCACTACGCCGTGGTCGTAGTGGCCGAAGGCGCCGTCTGGGAGGGTCGCGAGGTCTACCAGGAGGACATGCCCAGGGACGAGTTCGGTCACGTTTATCTGGGCGGCATCGGCCTAGAGCTTTCCAAGGCTTTGGCCAAGGAGCTGGCGCCGCAGTTCGGCCGCAAGACCAACGATCTGACCCGCCACGTCGTTCTCGGTCACCTGCAGCGCGGCGGCAGCCCCTGCGCCTACGATCGTATCCTGGGCACCCGTTACGGCGCCGCCGCCGTCGACCTGATCGCCACCAAACGCTTCGGCTACATGACGGCGCTCCAGGGTCGCAGCATCGTCCCCGTCGAGATCAACGACGCCGTCAGCGAGACCAAGATGGTCGAGCAGGACTTCCTCGACATGGCCCGCAACTTCTACTACTAG
- a CDS encoding nitroreductase has product MMSATESVPVRLSAPTEHPVHELVAGRWSPRSFDPERPVEEDKLRRIFEAARWAPSCFNEQPWEYNVFTVEERAALDKARKCLGAGNAWAERAPVLAFSIAKKRFDHNGKNNRFSSYDAGQATVLAALQAVELGLVFHQMAGYSRKELEKHYPLPDGYTYKAAIAIGYPSAPPEILSDAQRKEESERRPRRPQNEFVHFHGRGWN; this is encoded by the coding sequence ATGATGTCAGCGACAGAATCCGTCCCCGTGCGCCTGAGCGCGCCGACGGAGCATCCCGTTCACGAGTTGGTCGCCGGGCGCTGGAGTCCGCGCTCCTTCGATCCGGAACGCCCGGTGGAAGAGGACAAGCTGCGCCGGATCTTCGAGGCTGCCCGCTGGGCGCCCTCGTGTTTCAACGAGCAGCCCTGGGAATACAACGTCTTCACCGTCGAGGAGCGGGCCGCCCTGGACAAGGCGCGGAAGTGCTTGGGCGCAGGCAACGCCTGGGCCGAGCGGGCGCCGGTGCTGGCCTTCAGCATCGCCAAGAAGCGCTTCGACCACAACGGCAAGAACAACCGCTTCAGCTCCTACGACGCCGGCCAGGCCACGGTGCTGGCGGCACTACAGGCCGTCGAACTGGGCCTGGTCTTCCACCAGATGGCGGGATATTCGCGCAAGGAGCTCGAAAAGCACTATCCGCTGCCCGACGGCTACACCTACAAGGCAGCCATCGCCATCGGTTACCCGAGCGCCCCGCCGGAGATCCTCAGCGACGCCCAGCGCAAGGAGGAGAGCGAGCGGCGGCCCCGCCGCCCCCAGAACGAATTCGTCCACTTCCACGGTCGGGGCTGGAATTGA
- the lpxB gene encoding lipid-A-disaccharide synthase: MVNASKVLLSAGEASGDLHAAALLRELRARRPSLSAVGLGGERLRDAGAELTLEYGELALIGFAEAVRRLGEVRRALGTLEAELDSVDAVICVDFSGFNKRLAARAARRGVPVVYYICPKVWVWGAWRAAGIARRCSLMLTIFPFEAPLWRHYGVAARYVGNPILDYLPAPAPPGDPRRVAVLPGSRTNELCGLLPVLDAAARLLRRRRPGLRFVVPSAAEDIRRSTREVLAALPPGSPLEAVDGGFHEEIAACGLALVSSGTASLEVACLGVPQVLVYRVNTLTALFARAFIRLPWVGLPNLVAERTIVPELLQERLTPANLAGTADELLASPGLRAAQRSAGLEVRRRLGGPGAARRAAAAVLELLGRPS; encoded by the coding sequence ATGGTCAACGCGTCGAAGGTGTTGTTGAGCGCCGGTGAGGCCTCGGGGGATCTGCACGCCGCCGCCCTGCTGCGCGAGCTGCGTGCCCGACGGCCGAGCTTGAGCGCCGTGGGGCTGGGCGGCGAGCGCCTGCGGGACGCCGGGGCCGAGTTGACCCTGGAGTATGGCGAGCTGGCCCTGATCGGCTTCGCCGAGGCCGTCCGGCGGCTGGGCGAGGTCCGCCGGGCCCTCGGGACCCTCGAAGCCGAGCTGGACTCCGTCGACGCCGTGATCTGCGTCGACTTCAGCGGCTTCAATAAACGTCTGGCCGCCCGGGCCGCCCGGCGCGGCGTTCCCGTAGTCTACTACATCTGCCCCAAGGTCTGGGTCTGGGGGGCCTGGCGGGCGGCGGGTATCGCCCGCCGATGCTCGCTGATGCTGACCATCTTCCCCTTCGAGGCGCCTTTGTGGCGGCACTACGGCGTTGCGGCCCGCTACGTCGGCAACCCGATCCTGGATTACCTGCCCGCGCCCGCTCCGCCGGGCGATCCGCGGCGGGTCGCCGTCCTGCCCGGCAGCCGAACCAACGAGCTGTGCGGCCTGCTGCCCGTGCTGGACGCCGCGGCGCGGCTGTTGCGGCGTCGACGCCCCGGATTGCGCTTCGTCGTCCCCTCCGCCGCGGAGGACATTCGTCGGTCGACCCGGGAGGTCCTGGCCGCCCTGCCCCCGGGTTCCCCCCTCGAAGCCGTGGACGGCGGCTTCCATGAGGAAATCGCCGCCTGCGGTCTGGCCCTGGTCTCCTCGGGCACGGCCAGCCTGGAGGTCGCCTGCCTCGGCGTGCCCCAGGTTCTCGTCTACCGGGTCAACACGCTGACGGCCCTGTTCGCCCGGGCCTTCATCCGCCTGCCCTGGGTCGGGCTGCCCAACCTCGTCGCCGAACGGACGATCGTTCCCGAGCTGTTGCAGGAACGGCTGACGCCGGCCAACCTGGCCGGGACGGCCGACGAGCTGCTGGCGAGTCCCGGGCTGCGCGCCGCGCAGCGGTCCGCGGGCCTGGAGGTCCGCCGCCGCCTGGGCGGTCCCGGAGCGGCCCGACGCGCCGCGGCCGCCGTCCTCGAACTCCTCGGGAGGCCGTCGTGA
- a CDS encoding response regulator, with protein sequence MKVLIVDDEDHILETLSLAFKRLGHQAVTLSDPLKVIPVVRNQKPDIVMLDIMMPGADGFATYHTLAEDPELAALPVVILTALDDKLTTRISREIGAEMIMHKPFDPLEVARKVEEVHRRRSSQGAD encoded by the coding sequence ATGAAAGTCTTGATCGTCGACGACGAAGATCACATTCTCGAGACCCTTTCCCTGGCGTTCAAGCGTCTGGGCCATCAGGCCGTCACCCTATCGGACCCGCTCAAGGTCATCCCCGTGGTCCGGAATCAGAAACCGGACATCGTCATGCTGGACATCATGATGCCCGGCGCCGACGGCTTCGCCACCTACCACACCCTGGCCGAGGACCCGGAACTGGCCGCCCTGCCCGTGGTCATTCTCACCGCCCTCGACGACAAGCTGACCACCCGCATCAGCCGCGAGATCGGCGCCGAGATGATCATGCACAAACCCTTCGACCCGCTAGAAGTGGCCCGCAAGGTGGAAGAGGTCCATCGCCGTCGGTCGTCGCAGGGTGCTGACTGA
- a CDS encoding sugar transferase, whose translation MDESRFKASDFLSPDKREALRRHSRSSRILDLLLGIPAFILSLPIQIIFALILIHDVGKPLFFQKRVGRDGELFTMVKFHSLTCDSKTPVKNYEDYTTPFSRFLRRWGLDEIPELWNVLTGDMSLVGPRPVMPSQCDEFSAEEWAIIHAVKPGLTGYHQVKRDTKYRTADKLKYDMIYVQKKSFWFDLWIILRTIPSIIFRGKKHMT comes from the coding sequence ATGGACGAATCCCGGTTCAAGGCCAGCGACTTCCTCAGCCCCGACAAGCGCGAGGCCCTGCGTCGCCACAGCCGTTCCAGTCGAATCCTCGACCTGCTGCTGGGCATCCCCGCCTTCATCCTCTCCCTGCCGATCCAAATCATCTTCGCCCTGATCCTGATCCACGACGTCGGCAAACCCCTGTTCTTTCAGAAGCGCGTCGGACGCGACGGCGAGCTGTTCACCATGGTCAAGTTCCACAGCCTGACCTGCGACTCCAAAACCCCCGTCAAGAACTACGAAGACTACACCACCCCCTTCTCCCGCTTCCTGCGCCGCTGGGGCCTCGACGAGATCCCCGAGCTCTGGAACGTCCTGACCGGCGACATGTCACTGGTCGGCCCCCGCCCGGTGATGCCCAGCCAGTGCGACGAGTTCTCCGCCGAGGAGTGGGCGATCATCCACGCCGTCAAGCCCGGCTTGACCGGCTACCACCAGGTCAAGCGCGACACCAAGTACCGCACAGCCGACAAGCTCAAGTACGACATGATCTACGTTCAGAAAAAGAGCTTCTGGTTCGACCTCTGGATCATCCTGCGGACCATCCCCAGCATCATCTTCCGCGGCAAGAAACACATGACCTAA
- the nadD gene encoding nicotinate (nicotinamide) nucleotide adenylyltransferase yields MSGETAIFGGTFDPIHYGHLLLAETARDQLELGRIIFVPAARGPHRDRSPRASAADRLAMLELALADNPAFALTELELRRGGLSYTIETVERLGLEQPWLLVGADNLVELEDWHRIGELVRLVRFAYVPRPGVTIDEGVLPPGTRTRALEMPPFGVSSTLLRKHVVAGRSLRYLTPDPVIGYIAESRLYRRG; encoded by the coding sequence ATGTCTGGTGAGACGGCAATCTTCGGCGGCACCTTCGATCCCATCCACTACGGTCACCTGTTACTCGCCGAGACGGCCCGGGATCAGTTGGAGCTGGGGCGGATTATCTTCGTCCCGGCGGCCCGGGGTCCCCACCGCGATCGATCTCCCCGGGCCTCGGCGGCCGACCGGCTGGCGATGCTCGAGCTGGCCCTGGCCGATAATCCGGCCTTCGCGCTGACCGAACTCGAGCTGCGTCGCGGCGGGTTGTCCTACACCATCGAAACTGTCGAGCGCCTGGGGCTGGAACAACCCTGGCTCCTCGTCGGCGCCGACAACCTCGTCGAACTGGAGGATTGGCACCGCATCGGCGAGCTGGTCCGCCTGGTGCGCTTCGCCTACGTGCCCCGCCCCGGGGTGACGATCGACGAGGGCGTGCTACCGCCGGGAACCCGGACCCGGGCCCTCGAGATGCCGCCCTTCGGCGTTTCCAGCACCCTGTTGCGCAAACACGTCGTGGCGGGGCGTTCACTACGTTACTTGACCCCGGACCCTGTAATTGGCTATATTGCCGAGAGCAGGTTGTATCGTCGCGGCTAA
- a CDS encoding endonuclease III — protein MPITNTDIDDVLRRVAADIVDVRALTVDQEGRWQGPPPTDPAAYHPEPDHTDDQAPFRVLVSCLISLRTKDEVTGPATERLFKLADTPIGMAELPAETIARTIYPAGFYNQKGETIRRVSRRLVEEYDGRVPDTVDELTRLKGVGRKTANLVVTVGHGKPGICVDTHVHRIVNRWGYVATKSPDQTERELRKELPREWWIPINSMLVVFGRERCQPVSPHCSDCPLLDDCPRLGVEHSR, from the coding sequence ATGCCGATCACCAATACCGACATCGACGACGTCCTGCGCCGGGTGGCCGCCGACATCGTCGACGTCCGGGCCCTGACCGTCGACCAGGAGGGACGCTGGCAGGGGCCCCCGCCCACCGATCCCGCCGCCTACCACCCCGAGCCGGACCACACCGACGACCAGGCTCCCTTCCGCGTATTGGTCAGTTGTCTGATCAGCCTGCGCACCAAGGACGAGGTCACCGGTCCGGCGACGGAGCGCCTGTTCAAGCTGGCCGACACCCCGATCGGGATGGCCGAACTACCCGCTGAGACCATCGCCCGGACCATCTACCCCGCCGGTTTCTACAATCAGAAGGGCGAGACCATCCGCCGGGTCAGCCGCCGTCTGGTCGAGGAATACGACGGCCGCGTCCCCGACACCGTCGACGAGTTGACCAGGCTCAAGGGCGTCGGCCGCAAGACCGCCAACCTCGTGGTCACCGTCGGCCACGGCAAGCCCGGCATCTGCGTCGATACCCACGTCCACCGCATCGTCAACCGCTGGGGTTACGTCGCGACGAAGAGCCCGGACCAGACCGAGCGCGAGCTGAGAAAAGAGTTGCCCCGGGAGTGGTGGATCCCCATCAACTCGATGTTGGTGGTCTTCGGCCGCGAGCGCTGTCAGCCCGTCTCGCCCCACTGCTCGGACTGCCCTCTGCTGGACGATTGCCCCCGGCTGGGCGTCGAGCACAGCCGCTGA
- a CDS encoding tetratricopeptide repeat protein has translation MNPAPTPRTPTAVDGAPSQVLYSPQADHQWYRGNTQGGDCVSKADDRIQAARRLIDRGQYVEALNELRMAVGEGLTYPDVYNLIGMCHSLRGEYESAAGYYRKALELNPAYEEARLNLLITLSDLGRYDEVEGEREKLFEPLTDGPELQPGLASRLANSYLELARLEMQAGRSAAAERLIDAALELAPNYPDLHTFRGSLLRHTGRHREARESLERALEINPRYGRGHLELGIVLFGEGEHQAAREHLQSAKLLDEEIGRTVDLYLAYINNHLKD, from the coding sequence ATGAACCCGGCTCCGACCCCGAGAACCCCGACAGCCGTTGACGGGGCCCCGTCTCAGGTTCTATACTCCCCCCAGGCTGACCATCAGTGGTATAGAGGCAATACTCAAGGGGGAGACTGCGTGTCCAAGGCAGACGATCGCATCCAGGCCGCCCGCCGCTTGATCGACCGCGGCCAGTACGTCGAGGCTCTCAACGAGCTGCGCATGGCCGTGGGCGAAGGCTTGACCTATCCCGACGTTTACAACCTGATCGGGATGTGCCACTCCCTGCGCGGGGAGTACGAGAGCGCCGCCGGGTACTACCGCAAGGCCCTGGAGCTCAACCCGGCCTACGAGGAAGCCCGGCTGAATCTGTTGATCACCCTGAGCGACCTGGGACGCTACGACGAGGTGGAGGGGGAACGGGAGAAGCTCTTCGAGCCCCTGACCGACGGACCCGAGCTGCAACCCGGTCTGGCTTCGCGCCTGGCCAACTCTTACCTCGAACTGGCCCGCCTGGAGATGCAGGCCGGTCGCAGCGCCGCCGCCGAGCGGCTCATCGACGCCGCCCTGGAGCTGGCGCCCAACTACCCCGATCTGCACACCTTCCGCGGCTCCCTGCTGCGCCACACCGGCAGGCACCGCGAAGCCCGCGAGTCCCTGGAGCGAGCCCTGGAGATCAACCCCCGCTACGGCCGCGGCCATCTCGAGCTGGGCATCGTCCTCTTCGGCGAGGGTGAACACCAGGCGGCGCGGGAGCACCTGCAGAGCGCCAAGCTCCTCGACGAGGAGATCGGCCGCACCGTCGACCTCTACCTGGCCTACATCAACAACCACCTCAAGGACTAG
- a CDS encoding response regulator yields MSTRVMIVDDDPDIRTIVRVLFEQDNYEVATAADGEEALALVGDFQPELIILDVMMPGIDGYQVCEELKKSFETAHIPIILLTAKQDIMDLEKGVKHSIDDYVAKPFSHRELLARAKMVLARTRYQMGCNPLTGLPGNLEIEHRIKELVRTGDAFSLYYLDIDGFKAFNDYYGYARGDLIIKLAANCLVRATRELGEPGDFVGHVGGDDFIVIVTRHSDDELAEHIIELFEAEQCQYYDDDDLERGYFEIKDRTGHLRRFPIKLTLTVVVVTNERRSFETFAEIAGVQGELKKFGKGKPGSVIVHERRSDDDLDDAGATPEIRGRGAADGDEA; encoded by the coding sequence ATGTCCACCCGGGTAATGATCGTCGACGACGACCCCGATATCCGCACCATCGTGCGGGTCCTTTTCGAGCAGGACAACTACGAGGTCGCCACCGCCGCCGACGGTGAGGAGGCCCTCGCGCTCGTCGGCGACTTCCAGCCCGAACTGATCATCCTCGACGTGATGATGCCGGGCATCGACGGCTACCAGGTCTGCGAAGAGCTCAAGAAGAGCTTCGAGACCGCCCACATCCCGATCATCCTGCTGACGGCCAAGCAGGACATCATGGACCTGGAGAAGGGTGTCAAGCACAGCATCGACGATTACGTGGCCAAGCCCTTCTCGCACCGGGAGCTGCTGGCCCGGGCCAAGATGGTCCTGGCCCGCACCCGCTACCAGATGGGCTGCAACCCCCTGACCGGCCTGCCCGGCAACCTGGAGATCGAACACCGCATCAAGGAGCTGGTGCGCACCGGCGACGCTTTTTCGCTCTACTACCTGGACATCGACGGCTTCAAGGCCTTCAACGACTACTACGGCTACGCCCGGGGCGACCTGATCATCAAGCTGGCCGCCAACTGCCTGGTGCGGGCCACCCGGGAGCTCGGCGAACCCGGCGACTTCGTCGGCCACGTCGGCGGCGACGACTTCATCGTCATCGTCACGCGCCACTCCGACGACGAGCTGGCCGAGCACATCATCGAACTCTTCGAGGCGGAGCAGTGCCAATACTACGACGATGACGATCTGGAGCGCGGCTATTTCGAGATCAAGGACCGCACGGGACACCTGCGCCGCTTCCCGATCAAGCTGACCCTGACCGTCGTCGTCGTCACCAACGAGCGGCGCAGCTTCGAGACCTTTGCCGAGATCGCCGGGGTCCAGGGCGAGCTGAAGAAATTCGGCAAGGGCAAACCGGGCAGCGTGATCGTCCACGAGCGACGCTCCGACGACGATCTCGACGACGCCGGCGCCACGCCCGAAATCCGGGGACGGGGAGCCGCCGACGGCGACGAAGCTTAG
- the bamD gene encoding outer membrane protein assembly factor BamD has translation MARNHPAFPLLLGALALTALLTGCGVELPDLFSLTAQEWFEMGQRYFDEEDYETARICFENATVYPENVTYADDAQYYLALSYFRDELYLDAQAIFEDLATSFPNSPYTDDARYLIGRCYLERSPGFQRDTSMLDQALGEFRRTLKLFPGSELTPEVEAAIAEVLDIQSRKLAYTTYIYRRMGEPVPVIYYADLLLERFPDSSYLPEVLWRRGEALRELERPAEARDSFQRILDEHPDNPYAEDARDSLNELGYAGEDDVDEA, from the coding sequence TTGGCGAGAAACCATCCAGCATTCCCCCTCCTGCTCGGCGCCCTGGCGCTGACGGCGCTGTTGACGGGCTGCGGCGTCGAGCTGCCCGACCTGTTCAGCCTGACCGCCCAGGAATGGTTCGAGATGGGTCAGCGCTACTTCGACGAAGAGGATTACGAAACGGCGCGGATCTGCTTCGAGAACGCCACCGTCTATCCGGAGAACGTCACCTACGCCGACGACGCCCAGTACTACCTGGCGCTGTCCTACTTCCGTGACGAGCTGTACCTCGACGCCCAGGCCATCTTCGAGGACCTGGCCACCAGCTTCCCCAACTCCCCCTACACCGACGACGCCCGTTACCTGATCGGCCGCTGCTACCTGGAGCGCTCTCCGGGCTTCCAGCGCGACACCTCGATGCTGGACCAGGCTCTGGGCGAGTTCCGCCGCACCCTCAAGCTGTTCCCGGGCTCCGAACTCACCCCGGAGGTCGAGGCCGCCATCGCCGAGGTCCTCGACATCCAGTCACGCAAGCTGGCCTACACCACCTACATCTACCGGCGAATGGGCGAGCCCGTCCCGGTGATCTACTACGCCGACCTGCTGCTGGAGCGCTTCCCCGACAGCAGCTACCTGCCCGAGGTCCTCTGGCGCCGCGGCGAGGCCCTGCGGGAGCTGGAACGCCCCGCCGAGGCCCGCGACAGTTTCCAGCGCATCCTCGACGAACACCCCGACAACCCCTACGCCGAGGACGCCCGCGACAGCCTGAACGAGCTGGGCTACGCCGGCGAAGACGACGTCGACGAGGCCTGA